One region of Catenuloplanes indicus genomic DNA includes:
- the pulA gene encoding pullulanase-type alpha-1,6-glucosidase, which yields MDAVWRKLVTALAATVVLPIGAVAGAPGPSAPPPERTATGAMTWGAEPSAAVLAGQRAPEREAEQFYFVLPDRFANGDRRNDRGGLGGDRLSTGHDPADKGFYHGGDVQGVIDRLDYIEGLGTTAIWLAPVFKNQPVQGAGADVSAGYHGYWITDFTRLDPHFGSNDDLKRLVRAAHKRGIKIYLDIITNHTADVIAYAENRYGYVPKETSPYIDAAGRPFEDRNYADGTRPFPTVTRDAGPYTPVFRKPSDATVKVPGWLNDPAMYHHRGDSTFTGENSEYGDFFGLDDLWTERPEVVDGMTRIYADWIRELGIDGYRMDTVKHVNMDFWPRFSRGIAAAAEKSGKPDFFMFGEVYSADPEITSGYVRRGGLPAALDFPFQAAAQGFVTGTGTPAALADVYAADDLYTARDTDAGRMPTFLGNHDMGRIGSFIATAGGTEQEKLRKAQLAHELMFLTRGQPVIYSGDEQGFTGPGGDKDARQDMFASRTPDYLDDDLIGTPRTHATDNYDTRHPVYRTIAALGALRERYPALADGTQTTRHAPGTAGVFAASRLLADERVEHLIAVNNAATAQTVTIDTFSPSTRFAPVYGGGAAVRSGADRRVTITVPPMSAVAWRAVAAVPGPSAKPRISLTATDRVVEATVAGGDPAATVTVAAKRPGGRWELLGTATRAPYRVHHDPQGLPAGAPITYKAVVEDSNGRTASATATATVETPPQTPGRDWLVVHYQRPAGDYDGWHLYPWGDIDPAWATTFPAGQPFAGEDSYGRFAWVKLKPGAQSAGFLVVDASGTKDPAVDRTVDVTATGEVWVRSGDATLYPTRQAATGEPDPVPDPGTAIIHYRRPAGDYDGWGLHVWDGAATPTAWDAPLTPVRRDAYGVVFEVPLAENATALHYILHRGDVKDLPEDQRLEFAAAGREVWLQAGVPGRLLPGGTTTLSPDVDLSTAEAQWLDRSTVAWQRLATPASGEGRPADGKAYALAWSPDGGIGVADGELTGDYDSVPLTARRNGLSEAQRQRFPHLWAYGALEVPGGARIADVLRGQVVVTERDHTGRLLAATAVQIPGVLDDVYPEAVKAVLGPVFGPAGPSVSVWAPTARTVRLQLFSSPSGAPASTVDMRRDDATGVWSASPGREWAGKYYRFEVTAWQPAAGKVVTASVTDPYSVALAADSTHSQLADLDDPALAPAGWAELAKPAAVPATKIQIQELSVRDFSIADRTVPAVERGTYRAFGVRDSAGATHLRELAAAGVTHVHLLPAFDFATIPERRADQAQPACDLASLPPDSDRQQACVAEVADTDGYNWGYDPLHYTVPEGGYAVEPEGAARTREFRSMVAALNRDGLRVVLDVVYNHTAAYGVHPHSVLDQIVPGYYHRLHADGTVADSTCCANTAPEHAMMGKLVVDSMVTWARQYKVDGFRFDLMGHHPKANIMAVRSALDALTLERDGVDGSGIHLYGEGWNFGEVAGDARFVQATQANMAGTGVGTFNDRLRDAVRGGGPFDANPRVQGFASGLFTDPNGDPVNGTPDEQRAALLLRQDQIKVGLSGNLASYRFVASSTGASQTGAEIPYNGSPTGYTAAPGEAITYVDAHDNEILYDALAFKLPQSTSALDRARMQTLGLATVVLGQGAGFVTAGSERLRSKSLDRNSFNSGDWFNAISWDCTAGNGFGRGLPPAPDNRDKWDYARPLLADPALVPGCDAIDLAGARYRELLEIRRSSELFSLGTAEAVQEHLSFPLSGPAETPGVLTMLLASAGESVTVIFNATPAAATQTVATLAGTSTALHPVLRNSADESVRTAAFDTTTGTFTVPPRSVTVFVGS from the coding sequence ATGGACGCCGTCTGGAGAAAGCTGGTCACGGCGCTGGCCGCGACCGTGGTGCTGCCGATCGGCGCGGTCGCCGGTGCGCCCGGTCCGTCCGCGCCGCCGCCGGAACGCACGGCCACCGGCGCCATGACGTGGGGTGCGGAGCCGTCGGCCGCGGTGCTGGCCGGGCAACGGGCACCGGAGCGTGAGGCGGAGCAGTTCTACTTCGTGCTGCCCGACCGGTTCGCGAACGGGGATCGGCGCAACGACCGGGGCGGGCTCGGCGGGGACCGGCTGAGCACCGGGCACGACCCGGCGGACAAGGGGTTCTACCACGGCGGTGACGTGCAGGGCGTGATCGACCGGCTGGACTACATCGAAGGGCTGGGGACGACCGCGATCTGGCTGGCGCCGGTGTTCAAGAACCAGCCGGTGCAGGGTGCGGGTGCGGACGTCAGCGCCGGCTACCACGGCTACTGGATCACCGACTTCACCCGGCTGGACCCGCACTTCGGCTCGAACGACGACCTGAAGCGGCTGGTCAGGGCCGCGCACAAGCGGGGCATCAAGATCTACCTGGACATCATCACGAACCATACGGCGGACGTGATCGCGTATGCGGAGAACCGGTACGGCTACGTCCCGAAGGAGACCTCGCCGTACATCGATGCGGCCGGGCGGCCGTTCGAGGACCGCAACTACGCGGACGGGACGCGGCCGTTCCCGACGGTCACCAGGGACGCCGGGCCGTACACGCCGGTGTTCCGCAAGCCGTCCGACGCGACCGTGAAGGTGCCGGGCTGGCTGAACGACCCGGCGATGTACCACCACCGCGGCGACTCCACGTTCACCGGCGAGAACAGCGAGTACGGAGACTTCTTCGGGCTGGACGACCTGTGGACCGAGCGGCCCGAGGTGGTCGACGGCATGACCAGGATCTACGCGGACTGGATCCGCGAGCTGGGCATCGACGGCTACCGGATGGACACGGTCAAGCACGTCAACATGGACTTCTGGCCGCGCTTCAGCCGGGGGATCGCCGCCGCGGCCGAGAAGTCCGGAAAACCGGACTTCTTCATGTTCGGCGAGGTCTACAGCGCGGATCCGGAGATCACCTCCGGGTACGTGCGACGCGGCGGCCTGCCGGCCGCGCTCGACTTCCCGTTCCAGGCCGCGGCGCAGGGCTTCGTCACCGGCACCGGAACGCCGGCCGCGCTCGCGGACGTCTACGCGGCCGACGACCTCTACACCGCGCGGGACACGGACGCGGGCCGCATGCCGACGTTCCTCGGCAACCACGACATGGGCCGGATCGGGTCGTTCATCGCGACGGCCGGTGGTACCGAACAGGAGAAGCTGCGGAAGGCGCAGCTCGCGCACGAACTGATGTTCCTCACCCGCGGCCAGCCGGTGATCTACTCCGGGGACGAGCAGGGCTTCACCGGCCCGGGCGGGGACAAGGACGCGCGGCAGGACATGTTCGCCAGCCGCACGCCGGACTACCTGGACGACGACCTGATCGGCACCCCCCGCACGCACGCGACCGACAACTACGACACCCGGCACCCGGTCTACCGGACCATCGCGGCGCTCGGCGCGCTGCGCGAGCGCTACCCCGCGCTGGCCGACGGCACCCAGACCACCCGGCACGCGCCCGGCACGGCCGGCGTGTTCGCCGCGTCCCGGCTGCTCGCGGACGAGCGGGTCGAGCACCTGATCGCGGTCAACAACGCGGCCACCGCGCAGACCGTCACGATCGACACGTTCTCGCCGTCCACCCGGTTCGCGCCGGTCTACGGCGGGGGAGCGGCGGTCCGGTCCGGCGCGGACCGGCGGGTGACGATCACGGTGCCGCCGATGTCCGCGGTCGCGTGGCGCGCGGTGGCGGCGGTGCCGGGGCCGTCGGCCAAGCCCAGGATCAGCCTGACCGCCACCGACCGGGTCGTGGAGGCGACCGTGGCCGGCGGTGACCCGGCCGCGACGGTCACGGTCGCGGCGAAGCGGCCGGGCGGGCGGTGGGAGTTGCTCGGCACCGCGACGCGGGCGCCGTACCGGGTGCATCACGACCCGCAGGGGTTGCCCGCAGGTGCACCGATCACATACAAGGCAGTGGTGGAAGACAGCAACGGGCGTACCGCCTCCGCCACCGCGACCGCGACCGTCGAGACACCGCCGCAGACGCCGGGCCGGGACTGGCTCGTCGTGCACTATCAACGCCCGGCCGGCGACTACGACGGCTGGCATCTGTACCCCTGGGGGGACATCGATCCGGCGTGGGCCACCACGTTCCCGGCCGGGCAGCCGTTCGCGGGCGAGGACTCGTACGGCCGGTTCGCCTGGGTGAAGCTCAAGCCGGGCGCGCAGAGCGCCGGATTCCTGGTCGTGGACGCGTCCGGGACCAAGGACCCGGCCGTGGACCGGACCGTGGACGTGACCGCGACCGGCGAGGTGTGGGTGAGATCCGGCGACGCCACGCTGTATCCGACCAGGCAGGCCGCGACCGGGGAACCCGACCCGGTGCCGGACCCGGGCACCGCGATCATCCACTATCGACGGCCGGCCGGTGATTACGACGGCTGGGGGCTGCACGTCTGGGACGGCGCGGCCACGCCGACCGCCTGGGACGCGCCGCTGACGCCGGTGCGGCGGGACGCCTACGGGGTGGTGTTCGAGGTGCCGCTGGCCGAAAACGCCACCGCGCTCCACTACATCCTGCATCGTGGGGACGTGAAGGATCTGCCGGAGGACCAGCGCCTGGAGTTCGCCGCGGCCGGGCGGGAGGTGTGGCTCCAGGCCGGTGTGCCGGGCCGGCTGCTGCCCGGCGGCACCACCACGCTCAGCCCGGACGTGGACCTCAGCACGGCCGAGGCGCAGTGGCTGGACCGGTCCACGGTCGCCTGGCAGCGGCTCGCCACACCTGCCTCCGGCGAGGGCCGGCCGGCCGACGGCAAGGCGTACGCGCTGGCCTGGTCGCCGGACGGCGGCATCGGCGTGGCGGACGGCGAGCTGACCGGCGACTACGACAGCGTGCCGCTGACCGCGCGGCGCAACGGGCTCAGCGAGGCGCAGCGGCAGCGGTTCCCGCACCTGTGGGCGTACGGCGCGCTGGAGGTGCCGGGCGGCGCGCGGATCGCGGACGTCCTGCGCGGGCAGGTCGTCGTCACCGAACGCGACCACACCGGCCGGCTCCTGGCGGCCACCGCGGTGCAGATCCCGGGCGTGCTCGACGACGTCTACCCGGAAGCGGTCAAGGCCGTGCTGGGCCCGGTGTTCGGGCCGGCCGGGCCGTCCGTGTCGGTCTGGGCGCCGACCGCCCGTACCGTGCGGCTGCAGCTCTTCTCCTCGCCGTCCGGCGCACCGGCGTCCACGGTGGACATGCGGCGGGACGACGCGACCGGCGTGTGGTCGGCGTCGCCCGGCCGGGAGTGGGCCGGGAAGTATTACCGGTTCGAGGTGACCGCGTGGCAGCCGGCCGCGGGGAAGGTGGTGACCGCGTCCGTGACGGATCCGTACTCGGTCGCGCTCGCGGCCGACTCCACGCACAGCCAGCTCGCCGACCTCGACGATCCGGCGCTCGCCCCCGCAGGGTGGGCGGAACTGGCGAAACCCGCCGCGGTGCCCGCGACGAAGATCCAGATCCAGGAGCTGTCGGTACGGGACTTCAGCATCGCGGACCGGACCGTGCCGGCCGTGGAGCGCGGGACGTACCGGGCGTTCGGCGTGCGCGACTCCGCGGGCGCGACGCATCTGCGGGAGCTGGCCGCGGCCGGCGTGACGCACGTACACCTGTTGCCGGCCTTTGATTTCGCCACGATCCCGGAGCGGCGTGCCGACCAGGCGCAGCCCGCGTGCGACCTGGCGTCGCTGCCGCCGGACTCGGACCGGCAGCAGGCCTGCGTCGCGGAGGTGGCGGACACCGATGGCTACAACTGGGGGTACGACCCGCTGCACTACACGGTGCCGGAGGGCGGCTACGCGGTCGAGCCGGAGGGCGCGGCGCGGACGCGTGAGTTCCGGTCGATGGTGGCCGCGCTGAACCGGGACGGGCTGCGCGTGGTGCTGGACGTGGTCTACAACCACACGGCCGCGTACGGTGTGCACCCGCACTCGGTGCTCGACCAGATCGTGCCCGGCTACTACCACCGGCTGCACGCGGACGGCACCGTGGCCGACTCGACCTGCTGCGCGAACACCGCGCCGGAGCACGCGATGATGGGCAAGCTGGTCGTCGACTCCATGGTCACCTGGGCCCGGCAGTACAAGGTGGACGGTTTCCGCTTCGACCTGATGGGCCACCACCCCAAGGCCAACATCATGGCGGTACGGTCGGCGCTGGACGCGTTGACGCTCGAGCGCGACGGCGTCGACGGATCCGGGATCCATCTGTACGGCGAGGGCTGGAACTTCGGCGAGGTGGCCGGCGACGCGCGGTTCGTGCAGGCCACCCAGGCGAACATGGCCGGGACCGGGGTCGGCACGTTCAACGACCGGTTGCGCGACGCGGTGCGCGGCGGCGGTCCGTTCGACGCGAACCCGCGGGTGCAGGGCTTCGCGTCCGGCCTGTTCACCGACCCCAACGGCGACCCGGTGAACGGAACGCCGGACGAGCAGCGGGCCGCGCTGCTGTTGCGCCAGGACCAGATCAAGGTCGGTCTGTCCGGGAATCTGGCGTCGTACCGGTTCGTCGCGTCGTCGACCGGTGCGTCGCAGACCGGCGCGGAGATCCCGTACAACGGTTCGCCGACCGGCTATACCGCGGCGCCGGGCGAGGCGATCACGTACGTGGACGCGCACGACAACGAGATCCTCTACGACGCGCTCGCGTTCAAGCTGCCGCAGTCCACGTCCGCGCTCGACCGCGCCCGGATGCAGACGCTCGGGCTGGCCACGGTGGTGCTCGGCCAGGGCGCCGGCTTCGTGACCGCCGGTTCGGAACGGTTGCGGTCGAAGTCGCTGGACCGGAACTCGTTCAACTCCGGCGACTGGTTCAACGCGATCTCCTGGGACTGCACGGCCGGCAACGGCTTCGGCCGCGGCCTGCCACCCGCGCCGGACAACCGGGACAAGTGGGATTATGCGCGCCCGTTGCTGGCCGACCCGGCGCTGGTGCCCGGCTGCGACGCGATCGACCTGGCCGGCGCGCGCTACCGCGAGCTGCTGGAGATCCGCCGGTCGTCCGAGCTGTTCTCGCTCGGCACGGCGGAGGCGGTGCAGGAACACCTGTCCTTCCCGCTCTCCGGCCCGGCCGAGACCCCCGGCGTGCTCACCATGCTGCTGGCCTCGGCCGGCGAGTCCGTCACGGTCATCTTCAACGCCACCCCGGCCGCGGCCACCCAGACGGTCGCGACGCTGGCCGGCACGTCCACCGCGCTGCACCCCGTGCTGCGGAACTCCGCCGACGAGTCCGTGCGCACCGCCGCTTTCGACACCACCACCGGTACCTTCACGGTCCCACCCCGCAGCGTGACGGTCTTCGTCGGATCCTGA
- a CDS encoding glutathionylspermidine synthase family protein — MPPRPGWRAENTRLGLVYDDSTYWREGARYVFTAAEIAELEHAAATLHEMCVAAGDHIVATCPRRDRTVRSRAYLDPVCTPDVCLLARFGVPEFAHAQVIRTWQDGSAETWTHADKDLDGGYPPQAPDFSPSVYGRFDLRYDGQSPPTLLEFNAQTPTSLLEAAVVQWRWLEQTGGPDQWNGMHEMLVGAWRRNLAALREARPWLPEKLTVHFAYETGETSGEDRMNTAYLQETCRQAGYDTELIAMSQIGWDTRADRMVFGDRQLDVVFALYPWEWMWHEEGGRPILRDLADPAKRGTVWIEPPWRAALWGNKGLLPVLWRLFGDDPERGRYLLPAWFAEERPAHVTSYALKPLWGREGASTSLVRDGVPLAETPGPYGAEGYVVQALAPLPAFGSPDGAMHPVLGVWMVDGEPAGMGIRESAGLITRNDAHFIPHVINDG, encoded by the coding sequence ATGCCGCCCCGCCCGGGCTGGCGGGCGGAGAACACGCGGCTCGGCCTGGTCTACGACGACAGCACGTACTGGCGCGAAGGTGCCCGGTACGTCTTCACCGCGGCCGAGATCGCCGAGCTGGAACACGCGGCCGCGACGCTGCACGAGATGTGCGTGGCGGCCGGCGACCACATCGTCGCCACCTGCCCGCGGCGGGACCGCACGGTGCGCTCGCGGGCCTACCTCGACCCGGTCTGCACGCCGGACGTGTGCCTGCTGGCCCGGTTCGGCGTGCCGGAGTTCGCGCACGCGCAGGTGATCCGCACCTGGCAGGACGGCAGCGCGGAGACCTGGACGCACGCGGACAAGGACCTGGACGGCGGGTACCCGCCGCAGGCCCCGGACTTCTCGCCCAGCGTGTACGGCCGCTTCGACCTGCGCTACGACGGGCAGAGCCCGCCCACGCTGCTGGAGTTCAACGCGCAGACGCCGACCAGCCTGCTGGAGGCCGCGGTGGTGCAGTGGCGCTGGCTCGAACAGACCGGCGGGCCGGACCAGTGGAACGGCATGCACGAGATGCTGGTCGGCGCGTGGCGGCGGAATCTCGCCGCGCTGCGCGAGGCCCGCCCGTGGCTGCCCGAGAAACTGACCGTGCATTTCGCGTACGAGACCGGCGAGACGTCCGGCGAGGACCGGATGAACACCGCGTACCTCCAGGAGACCTGCCGGCAGGCCGGCTACGACACCGAGCTGATCGCGATGTCCCAGATCGGCTGGGACACCCGGGCGGACCGGATGGTGTTCGGCGACCGGCAGCTCGACGTGGTGTTCGCGCTCTATCCGTGGGAGTGGATGTGGCACGAGGAGGGCGGCCGGCCGATCCTGCGCGACCTGGCCGACCCGGCGAAGCGCGGCACGGTCTGGATCGAGCCGCCGTGGCGGGCCGCGCTGTGGGGCAACAAGGGACTGCTGCCGGTGCTCTGGCGACTCTTCGGCGACGACCCGGAGCGCGGCCGGTACCTGCTGCCCGCGTGGTTCGCGGAGGAACGGCCGGCACACGTCACGTCGTACGCGCTGAAGCCGCTGTGGGGTCGCGAGGGCGCGTCCACCAGCCTGGTCCGCGACGGTGTGCCGCTGGCGGAGACCCCGGGGCCGTACGGCGCGGAGGGCTACGTGGTGCAGGCGCTCGCGCCGCTGCCCGCGTTCGGCTCGCCGGACGGCGCGATGCACCCGGTGCTGGGCGTCTGGATGGTCGACGGCGAGCCGGCCGGGATGGGCATCCGCGAGTCCGCCGGGCTGATCACCCGCAACGACGCACACTTCATCCCGCACGTGATCAACGATGGGTGA